A stretch of the Corynebacterium maris DSM 45190 genome encodes the following:
- a CDS encoding cell division protein PerM, whose product MSKNTSPQSRPTRRPRTVGPSRSRAAAKAHAVERGKTQSSARRTDKPRPTTLAGRLRRFLPVIAIPELLVVLVLVVISLAGIMFASGTMGALPATIATAWMVLNLAPVVLSDVTVSLLPLLPAMGLVAVIAYRVRRAVRTKVSVIDLAVLLACTLFVPVVLTLIAWVMLWDAAKVFDLSPPPVWEALARTLLLHLIAYVLGLGRRLWRAVARHYRLPAQLVDGAVDAGFFFRRMAVVALVVMAGLLLFGWGRQVQMAESFDSFGGGEITGLLLTSLLYLPNAVIAMVAVLLGGEFVAGEASASLFSVHLVPLPPMPLFALIPGEVSQWAPVLLLVAGALASWQAARSRPSLVQAVGAGLGATLAAAAGAYLAGGELGWYGNTGPTVWLAALLAGAWVGVIGVGTSLILGLLERRTTALDAEPAEEDVEEQEPEEESQEEAAEAEEEESQEEAAEAEEEESQEEAAEAEEEEEEEEDAEEETDDVDGDEEVDEESGVESKEDEEDEQDDEREEEEEKDAEDGGEDEGIEKDERR is encoded by the coding sequence GGAACGGGGTAAAACACAATCGTCCGCCCGGCGCACGGACAAGCCTCGCCCGACGACGCTGGCGGGGCGGCTGCGCCGTTTCCTGCCGGTCATCGCCATTCCGGAGCTGCTCGTCGTCCTGGTGCTGGTGGTGATCTCTCTCGCGGGCATCATGTTCGCGTCGGGGACGATGGGGGCCCTGCCCGCCACGATCGCCACCGCGTGGATGGTCCTGAACCTGGCGCCGGTCGTGCTGTCCGACGTCACCGTCTCCTTGTTGCCGTTGCTGCCCGCCATGGGTCTGGTGGCGGTGATCGCTTACCGAGTGCGGCGGGCGGTACGCACAAAGGTCAGCGTCATTGACCTGGCTGTTTTGCTGGCCTGCACCCTGTTTGTGCCAGTGGTTTTGACGTTGATCGCCTGGGTGATGTTGTGGGACGCCGCGAAAGTCTTCGATCTCTCCCCGCCGCCGGTGTGGGAGGCTCTGGCACGCACGCTGCTGCTGCACCTGATCGCCTATGTGCTGGGGCTCGGGCGGCGGTTGTGGCGGGCGGTGGCCAGACACTACCGGTTGCCGGCCCAGCTTGTCGACGGCGCCGTCGACGCCGGGTTCTTCTTCCGCCGCATGGCGGTCGTGGCACTTGTGGTCATGGCTGGCCTCCTGCTTTTCGGGTGGGGCAGGCAGGTCCAGATGGCCGAGTCCTTCGATTCCTTCGGGGGAGGGGAGATCACCGGATTGCTGCTGACTTCCCTGCTCTACCTTCCCAACGCCGTGATCGCGATGGTCGCGGTGCTGCTCGGCGGGGAGTTCGTGGCTGGTGAGGCCAGTGCCTCGCTCTTCAGCGTGCATCTGGTTCCTTTGCCTCCCATGCCGCTGTTCGCGCTGATCCCCGGAGAGGTCAGTCAGTGGGCCCCGGTGCTGTTGTTGGTCGCCGGTGCGTTGGCGTCTTGGCAGGCGGCACGGTCTCGGCCGAGTCTGGTGCAGGCGGTCGGCGCGGGACTGGGCGCCACGCTGGCGGCCGCGGCCGGAGCGTACCTCGCTGGGGGAGAGCTCGGCTGGTACGGAAACACCGGTCCGACCGTATGGCTCGCGGCGCTGCTCGCCGGCGCATGGGTGGGCGTCATCGGCGTCGGCACCTCGTTGATCCTGGGCCTTCTTGAGCGACGGACGACGGCGCTGGACGCTGAGCCCGCCGAAGAGGACGTCGAGGAGCAGGAACCGGAAGAGGAGTCGCAGGAAGAAGCGGCAGAAGCAGAGGAAGAGGAGTCGCAGGAAGAAGCGGCAGAAGCAGAGGAAGAGGAGTCGCAGGAAGAAGCGGCAGAAGCAGAGGAAGAGGAGGAAGAGGAGGAAGACGCCGAAGAAGAAACAGACGACGTCGACGGTGACGAAGAAGTTGACGAAGAAAGTGGCGTAGAGAGTAAGGAGGACGAGGAGGACGAGCAAGACGACGAAAGGGAGGAAGAGGAGGAAAAAGACGCCGAAGACGGGGGCGAAGACGAGGGCATTGAGAAAGACGAGCGTCGTTAA
- the purN gene encoding phosphoribosylglycinamide formyltransferase, whose translation MTTTSLPDTHASHQNDVVVLVSGSGTLLQAILDHQDETYRVVKVIADKDCPALARAEAAGVDKQVVALADDRDAWNVDLADAVAAAAPDLVVSAGFMKILGAGFLDRYAGRTINTHPALLPSFPGAHAVRDALAYGVKVTGSSVHFVDAGVDTGEIIAQEAVTVHAGETEESLHERIKQVERRLIVTVLRSARTDNTTGKVQFANE comes from the coding sequence GTGACAACGACATCACTGCCCGACACTCATGCTTCTCACCAGAACGACGTGGTCGTTCTCGTCTCCGGCTCCGGCACCCTGCTGCAGGCCATTCTGGACCACCAGGACGAGACATACCGTGTGGTCAAGGTCATCGCGGATAAGGATTGTCCGGCGTTGGCCAGGGCTGAAGCGGCGGGCGTCGACAAGCAGGTCGTTGCACTCGCCGACGACCGCGACGCCTGGAACGTCGACCTCGCCGACGCGGTCGCAGCCGCAGCCCCCGACCTCGTCGTCTCTGCGGGATTCATGAAGATCCTCGGCGCCGGTTTCCTCGACCGTTACGCCGGTCGCACCATCAACACCCACCCGGCGTTGCTGCCGTCGTTCCCCGGGGCCCACGCCGTGCGTGACGCCCTGGCTTACGGTGTGAAAGTGACCGGTTCCAGCGTCCATTTCGTGGACGCCGGGGTGGACACCGGAGAAATCATCGCGCAGGAAGCCGTCACGGTTCACGCCGGTGAGACAGAGGAAAGTCTGCATGAGCGCATCAAGCAGGTGGAACGTCGGCTCATCGTCACGGTGCTGCGATCCGCACGCACCGACAACACCACAGGGAAGGTTCAGTTTGCCAATGAGTGA
- the purH gene encoding bifunctional phosphoribosylaminoimidazolecarboxamide formyltransferase/IMP cyclohydrolase yields MSDGRKEIKRALISVYDKTGLEDLATSLGDAGVEIVSTGSTAAKIAEAGVPVTQVEELTGFPECLEGRVKTLHPKVHAGILADTRKDDHLSQLNDLGVEPFQLVVVNLYPFTETVASGATFDECVEQIDIGGPSMVRAAAKNHPSVAIVTDPARYGDVAEALQNGGFTRPERTELALEAFRHTASYDVAVATWLGEQAQDEGFPAWIGESHELKDTLRYGENPHQRAALYADAGAPGLANAVQHNGKDMSYNNYQDADAAWRAAWDHERPAVAIIKHANPCGIGVSDESIADAHRKAHACDPLSAYGGVIAVNRQVTLELAESVKGIFTEVIIAPSYEEEALELLKTKKNLRVLTAEAPERGGVETRQISGGVLVQSADALQAEGDDPANWTLAAGEAASEDVLADLAFAWNAIRCVKSNAILIAADGATVGVGMGQVNRVDSAKLAVDRANTLADGKNRTQGAVAASDAFFPFADGFQVLADAGVTAVVQPGGSIRDEEVIDAANAAGVTMYLTGARHFAH; encoded by the coding sequence ATGAGTGATGGCCGCAAGGAAATTAAGCGCGCACTGATCAGCGTGTACGACAAGACCGGGCTCGAAGACCTGGCCACGTCCCTCGGCGACGCCGGCGTGGAGATCGTCTCCACGGGATCCACCGCCGCGAAGATCGCCGAGGCCGGTGTGCCGGTCACCCAGGTCGAAGAACTCACGGGCTTCCCGGAGTGCCTCGAAGGTCGCGTCAAGACCCTCCACCCGAAGGTCCACGCCGGCATCCTGGCCGACACCCGCAAGGACGACCACCTCAGCCAGTTGAACGACCTCGGCGTCGAGCCGTTCCAGCTCGTGGTGGTCAACCTCTACCCGTTCACCGAAACCGTGGCCTCCGGCGCCACCTTCGACGAGTGCGTCGAGCAAATCGACATCGGCGGACCCTCCATGGTTCGCGCCGCGGCGAAGAACCACCCGTCCGTGGCCATCGTCACCGACCCGGCCCGCTACGGCGACGTCGCCGAGGCGCTGCAGAACGGCGGATTCACCCGCCCGGAGCGCACTGAACTGGCCCTCGAGGCCTTCCGCCACACCGCGTCCTACGACGTCGCCGTCGCCACCTGGCTCGGCGAGCAGGCCCAGGACGAAGGCTTCCCGGCCTGGATCGGCGAGAGCCACGAACTCAAGGACACCCTGCGCTACGGGGAGAACCCGCACCAGCGGGCCGCGCTCTACGCCGACGCCGGGGCGCCGGGACTGGCCAACGCCGTCCAGCACAACGGCAAGGACATGAGCTACAACAACTACCAGGACGCCGACGCCGCGTGGCGCGCCGCCTGGGACCACGAGCGCCCGGCCGTGGCCATCATCAAGCACGCCAACCCCTGCGGCATCGGCGTCTCCGACGAGTCCATCGCAGACGCGCACCGCAAGGCGCACGCCTGCGACCCGCTCAGCGCCTACGGCGGCGTCATCGCCGTCAACCGCCAGGTCACCCTCGAGCTGGCGGAGAGCGTCAAGGGCATCTTCACCGAGGTCATCATCGCCCCCTCCTATGAGGAGGAGGCGCTGGAGCTGCTGAAGACCAAGAAGAACCTGCGTGTGCTGACCGCCGAAGCCCCGGAGCGTGGGGGAGTGGAGACCCGTCAGATTTCCGGCGGCGTGCTCGTCCAAAGCGCCGACGCCCTGCAGGCCGAAGGCGACGACCCCGCCAACTGGACGCTGGCCGCCGGGGAGGCCGCGTCCGAGGATGTGCTCGCCGACCTGGCGTTCGCATGGAACGCGATCCGCTGCGTCAAGTCCAACGCCATCTTGATCGCCGCCGACGGCGCCACCGTCGGCGTCGGCATGGGCCAGGTCAACCGCGTCGACTCCGCCAAGCTAGCCGTCGACCGTGCCAACACCCTCGCCGACGGCAAGAACCGCACTCAGGGCGCCGTCGCCGCTTCCGACGCGTTCTTCCCGTTCGCCGACGGCTTCCAGGTGCTCGCCGACGCCGGCGTCACCGCCGTCGTCCAGCCGGGCGGCTCCATCCGCGACGAGGAAGTCATCGACGCGGCCAACGCCGCCGGCGTGACCATGTACCTGACCGGGGCACGTCACTTCGCCCACTAG
- the rpsR gene encoding 30S ribosomal protein S18, translating to MKRTNHKKARIEQSRRPKKNPLKAEGIEKVDYKDIKTLRLFISDRHKIRSRRVTGLTPQQQRQVATAVKNAREMALLPFTTR from the coding sequence ATGAAGCGCACCAACCACAAGAAGGCACGGATCGAGCAGTCCCGTCGCCCGAAGAAGAACCCGCTCAAGGCCGAAGGCATTGAGAAGGTGGACTACAAGGACATCAAGACCCTTCGTCTGTTCATCTCTGATCGTCACAAGATCCGCTCGCGTCGCGTCACCGGTCTGACCCCGCAGCAGCAGCGCCAGGTCGCTACTGCCGTGAAGAACGCCCGCGAAATGGCTCTCCTGCCGTTCACCACCCGCTAA
- the rpsN gene encoding 30S ribosomal protein S14 codes for MAKKSKIAKNEQRKEIVARYAERRAELKNIIKNPNTSDEDRLDAQFELNRQPRDASPVRVRNRDAHDGRPRGYLRKFGLSRVRMREMAHRGELPGVRKSSW; via the coding sequence ATGGCGAAGAAATCCAAGATCGCTAAGAACGAGCAGCGCAAGGAAATCGTCGCCCGCTATGCGGAGCGTCGCGCTGAGCTCAAGAACATCATCAAGAACCCGAACACCTCTGACGAAGACCGCTTGGACGCGCAGTTCGAGCTGAACCGTCAGCCGCGCGACGCCTCCCCGGTGCGCGTCCGTAACCGTGACGCCCACGACGGTCGTCCCCGCGGTTACCTCCGCAAGTTCGGTCTGTCCCGTGTCCGCATGCGCGAGATGGCTCACCGCGGTGAGCTTCCCGGCGTTCGTAAGTCCAGCTGGTAA
- the rpmG gene encoding 50S ribosomal protein L33, which yields MARNDIRPIIKLKSTAGTGYTYVTRKNKRNNPDRISMKKYDPVVRKHVEFREER from the coding sequence ATGGCACGTAATGACATTCGCCCCATCATCAAGCTCAAGTCCACGGCTGGCACCGGTTACACCTATGTCACCCGTAAGAACAAGCGCAACAACCCGGACCGTATCTCCATGAAGAAGTACGACCCGGTCGTCCGCAAGCACGTCGAATTCCGTGAGGAGCGATAA
- the rpmB gene encoding 50S ribosomal protein L28, with amino-acid sequence MSAICQVTGRSPKFGKTVSHSHRRHSRRWNPNVQRRRYYLPSEGRTVTLTVSTKGMKVIDRDGIESVVAKIRARGEKI; translated from the coding sequence ATGTCGGCTATTTGCCAGGTCACGGGACGCTCGCCGAAGTTCGGCAAGACCGTCTCGCACTCGCACCGCCGCCACTCGCGTCGTTGGAACCCCAACGTGCAGCGTCGTCGGTACTACCTGCCCTCTGAGGGGCGCACCGTTACTCTGACCGTGTCCACCAAGGGCATGAAGGTCATCGACCGCGACGGCATCGAGTCTGTCGTCGCCAAGATCCGAGCACGTGGGGAGAAGATTTAA
- a CDS encoding type B 50S ribosomal protein L31, producing the protein MKNDIHPDYHPVVFQDAGTGFQFLTRSTATSDRTVEFEGNEYPLIVVDVTSESHPFWTGAQRVMDTAGRVEKFQKRFGGMARRKKKTDNN; encoded by the coding sequence ATGAAGAACGACATCCACCCGGACTACCACCCGGTAGTCTTCCAGGATGCGGGCACGGGCTTCCAGTTCCTGACCCGCTCCACCGCCACGTCGGACCGCACGGTCGAGTTTGAGGGCAACGAATACCCGCTGATCGTCGTTGACGTCACCAGCGAGTCCCACCCGTTCTGGACCGGCGCCCAGCGCGTCATGGACACGGCCGGCCGCGTCGAGAAGTTCCAGAAGCGCTTCGGTGGCATGGCCCGCCGCAAGAAGAAGACCGACAACAACTAA
- the rpmF gene encoding 50S ribosomal protein L32 encodes MATPKFKKSRANTRMRRSQWKADNVALQEVTVDGQTVRIPRRLVKAAKLGLVDVEQF; translated from the coding sequence ATGGCAACTCCCAAGTTCAAGAAGTCCCGCGCCAACACGCGCATGCGTCGTTCACAGTGGAAGGCCGACAACGTCGCCCTCCAGGAGGTCACCGTCGACGGTCAGACCGTGCGCATCCCGCGCCGTCTGGTCAAGGCCGCCAAGCTCGGCCTCGTCGACGTCGAGCAGTTCTAG
- a CDS encoding response regulator transcription factor yields MNILVADDEQAVRDSLKRSLTFNGYGVCLAGDGEEALSLIGKESPDLVILDVLMPGMDGLEVCRTLRGAGYERPVLMLTARGEVADRVAGLDAGADDYLPKPFALEELLARVRSLARRCAIESRGRGTQDAELTFEDLSLNVQTRDVRRGDRSISLTRTEFALMQLLMQNPRHVLSRATILEEVWGYDFPTSGNALEVYIGYLRRKTEAAGEERLIHTVRGVGYVLRSSTP; encoded by the coding sequence ATGAATATTTTGGTCGCCGACGATGAACAGGCCGTGCGGGACTCCCTCAAGCGGTCGCTCACCTTCAACGGGTACGGGGTGTGTCTGGCGGGTGACGGCGAGGAAGCGCTTTCCCTCATCGGCAAAGAGTCGCCGGACTTGGTCATCCTGGATGTCCTCATGCCCGGAATGGACGGGTTGGAGGTGTGCCGCACTCTGCGGGGCGCTGGCTACGAACGCCCGGTCCTGATGCTCACCGCCCGCGGTGAGGTCGCGGACCGGGTGGCGGGGCTCGACGCCGGCGCCGACGACTACCTGCCCAAGCCTTTCGCCCTCGAAGAGCTTCTCGCCCGGGTGCGTTCCCTGGCCCGACGCTGCGCCATCGAATCCCGGGGCAGGGGAACGCAGGACGCGGAGCTGACTTTCGAGGACCTCTCCCTGAACGTGCAGACCCGCGATGTGCGCCGCGGCGACCGGAGCATCAGTCTCACGCGCACGGAGTTCGCTCTCATGCAGCTGCTCATGCAAAACCCCCGTCACGTTCTGTCGCGTGCGACGATCCTCGAGGAAGTGTGGGGGTACGACTTCCCCACGTCCGGGAACGCCCTCGAGGTGTACATCGGGTACCTCCGCCGCAAGACGGAGGCCGCGGGCGAGGAGCGTCTGATCCACACCGTGCGAGGCGTCGGCTACGTGCTGCGGAGCAGCACGCCGTGA
- a CDS encoding HAMP domain-containing sensor histidine kinase: MTFRRLASAVVVVLALGAWSLMAAWLLTGDVEDLGCPPFLLVGGGALVTLVVGLSVAFSAAPGRASARRLRESMERVADTGDLRPIPETPDEGLTRSFNHMLASLQESRVRQERRITELGHDLRNPLTALRVNVELLLSLHRDDRPRALPPEEHRELERDVLTQLDEFAGLIDELVDLSGGAAGPVRFDAVVETACERARCRRGDVEVQVTTTPWLVRGDGGALGRGVTNLVDNAVKWSPSGGVVRVRLTRDGDRRATLTVADSGPGVDPGERDRIFDRFYRPPDVRNTPGSGLGLAIVKEAVEDIGGDIDVGESGDGGALFTARVPGSPG; this comes from the coding sequence GTGACTTTTCGACGGCTGGCCTCAGCGGTCGTCGTCGTGCTTGCCCTGGGCGCGTGGTCTTTGATGGCTGCGTGGCTGCTGACCGGTGACGTCGAGGACCTCGGTTGTCCTCCGTTCCTGCTCGTCGGCGGCGGCGCGCTCGTCACGCTGGTGGTCGGGCTGTCCGTGGCGTTCTCGGCCGCCCCAGGCCGGGCCTCGGCACGGCGATTGCGAGAGTCGATGGAACGGGTCGCCGACACAGGTGACCTAAGGCCGATACCAGAGACTCCCGATGAGGGGTTGACCCGCTCCTTCAACCACATGCTGGCCTCGCTGCAGGAGTCCCGAGTGCGACAGGAACGGCGGATCACGGAGCTCGGCCACGACCTGCGCAACCCGTTGACCGCGCTGCGCGTCAACGTCGAGTTGCTGCTGTCGCTGCACAGGGACGATCGACCGCGTGCACTTCCCCCCGAGGAACACCGGGAGCTGGAGCGTGACGTGCTCACCCAGCTCGACGAATTCGCCGGGCTCATCGACGAGCTGGTGGACCTGTCGGGAGGGGCGGCCGGACCCGTGCGCTTCGACGCCGTAGTAGAGACCGCGTGCGAGCGGGCGCGCTGCCGACGCGGGGACGTGGAGGTCCAGGTGACGACGACACCGTGGCTGGTGCGCGGTGACGGCGGCGCCCTGGGCAGGGGCGTGACCAACCTGGTGGACAACGCCGTCAAATGGTCGCCCTCCGGCGGCGTCGTCAGGGTGCGGCTAACGAGGGACGGCGACCGGCGGGCGACGCTCACCGTCGCGGACTCCGGCCCGGGGGTGGATCCGGGAGAGCGCGACCGCATCTTCGACCGTTTCTACCGCCCCCCGGACGTACGCAACACCCCAGGCTCAGGATTGGGGCTGGCCATCGTCAAAGAAGCGGTCGAAGACATCGGCGGGGACATCGACGTCGGTGAATCCGGGGACGGCGGAGCGTTGTTCACCGCCCGGGTCCCCGGCTCGCCCGGGTAG
- a CDS encoding S1C family serine protease produces the protein MTNTTGDNSYHPGQRPQSPYQPFNATGQDPTYPSPEAPAPEDSDGKRGRGIGGVIALIAILSLLVGGVAGGVAGYAVSSTGDEPAPSTGPDNALTAPPADAPDTPAGSVEEVADAVLPTVVSIQVVTPMAAGEGSGSIFTSDGYVLTNHHVVAGAEDGAMQVTLNDGTDMTADFVASDAATDIAVIKIRDAENLPTIQFGDSEQLAVGQQVVAVGAPLGLSGTVTSGIVSAMDRPVRASQGGGESSLIDAIQTDAAINPGNSGGPLVDMNGNLVGMNSVIATLSTGNTAGSIGLGFAIPSNFAQRVAEQLLAEGEASQPMLGVTVDGANPVDGALIVGVQPDGPGADAGLEEGEVITRLNNRNIDTSDALIAAVRSHDFGETVTLEVVDPETDERKEVQVTLSVE, from the coding sequence ATGACGAACACCACCGGGGACAACTCCTACCACCCGGGGCAGCGGCCCCAGTCGCCCTACCAGCCCTTCAACGCCACTGGCCAGGACCCGACCTACCCGAGTCCCGAGGCCCCGGCCCCGGAGGACAGCGACGGGAAGCGGGGCCGCGGCATAGGCGGCGTCATCGCCCTCATTGCGATTCTCAGCCTGCTCGTCGGCGGGGTGGCCGGTGGCGTGGCCGGATACGCGGTCTCGTCGACGGGCGATGAGCCGGCACCGAGCACCGGCCCGGACAACGCGTTGACCGCCCCGCCGGCCGACGCGCCCGACACCCCGGCGGGGAGCGTGGAAGAGGTCGCCGACGCCGTCCTTCCCACCGTCGTCTCCATCCAGGTGGTCACCCCGATGGCGGCGGGGGAAGGATCGGGCTCCATCTTCACCTCCGACGGCTATGTGCTGACCAACCACCACGTCGTCGCCGGCGCCGAGGACGGCGCGATGCAGGTCACCCTGAACGACGGCACCGACATGACCGCGGACTTCGTGGCCTCCGACGCGGCGACGGACATCGCCGTGATCAAGATCCGGGACGCCGAAAACTTACCGACCATCCAGTTCGGAGACTCCGAGCAGCTCGCCGTCGGCCAGCAGGTCGTCGCGGTCGGCGCCCCGCTGGGACTGTCCGGCACCGTCACCAGCGGCATCGTCTCCGCGATGGATCGCCCGGTCCGTGCCTCCCAGGGGGGCGGCGAGTCGTCGCTGATCGACGCCATCCAGACCGACGCGGCCATCAACCCCGGCAACTCGGGCGGGCCGTTGGTGGACATGAACGGCAACCTGGTGGGCATGAACTCCGTCATCGCGACATTGTCCACGGGCAATACCGCCGGCTCCATCGGGCTCGGATTCGCGATCCCGTCGAACTTCGCCCAACGCGTCGCAGAACAGCTGCTCGCAGAAGGAGAAGCCAGCCAACCCATGCTGGGCGTGACCGTCGACGGCGCCAACCCCGTGGACGGGGCACTCATCGTCGGCGTGCAGCCGGACGGGCCGGGGGCGGACGCAGGGTTAGAAGAGGGGGAGGTGATCACCCGCCTCAACAACCGGAACATCGACACCTCGGACGCCCTCATCGCTGCAGTTCGTTCCCATGATTTCGGGGAAACCGTCACCTTGGAGGTGGTGGACCCGGAAACGGACGAGCGCAAAGAGGTTCAGGTTACGCTGAGCGTCGAGTAG
- a CDS encoding MogA/MoaB family molybdenum cofactor biosynthesis protein, with amino-acid sequence MDTIPVAREASDELNDIVEPNDEFLRATEEAEDMPARRRALVVLVSDHHNGAEDDTDRLMTELLIECGFQVDAVVRVKSKKSEIRQAIETAVVGGVDLVLTVGGTGVGPRDRTPDATLTVLDQEVPGIAQALRDSGQACGAVDAVVSRGVSGVSGSTVIVNLASSRAAIRDGMAALPPLVHHVVDELQTYSVH; translated from the coding sequence ATGGACACGATCCCCGTCGCTCGCGAAGCATCCGACGAGCTGAACGACATCGTCGAGCCCAATGACGAGTTTCTGCGGGCCACTGAGGAAGCGGAGGACATGCCGGCCCGTCGGCGGGCGTTGGTCGTGTTGGTCAGCGACCACCACAACGGCGCTGAGGACGACACCGACCGCCTGATGACGGAGCTGCTCATCGAATGCGGTTTCCAGGTCGACGCGGTCGTCCGCGTCAAGTCGAAGAAGAGCGAGATCCGCCAGGCCATCGAGACCGCCGTGGTGGGCGGCGTCGACCTGGTGCTGACGGTGGGGGGCACTGGCGTCGGTCCGCGCGACCGCACCCCGGACGCCACCCTGACCGTCCTGGACCAGGAGGTTCCGGGCATCGCGCAGGCGCTGCGGGATTCCGGGCAGGCGTGCGGCGCCGTGGACGCGGTGGTCTCCCGCGGCGTGTCCGGCGTCTCCGGTTCGACGGTCATCGTCAACCTCGCCTCGTCGCGGGCCGCGATCCGGGACGGCATGGCGGCGCTTCCCCCGCTGGTGCACCACGTGGTCGATGAGCTGCAGACCTACAGCGTGCACTGA
- the mscL gene encoding large-conductance mechanosensitive channel protein MscL, with protein sequence MLKGFRDFIMRGNVIDLAVAVVIGAAFTAIVTSFTQNLLDPLIASLGNPDVSGLGFHIRPGDDSTFLDFGAVITAIVNFLIVAAVIYFALVLPMNKLQEIQKRKQDVDPEEPETTEVQLLSEIRDLLADKDSSAKE encoded by the coding sequence ATGCTCAAGGGTTTCAGAGATTTCATCATGCGCGGCAACGTCATCGACTTGGCCGTGGCGGTCGTCATCGGCGCCGCTTTCACCGCCATCGTCACTTCGTTCACCCAGAATCTGCTCGACCCACTCATCGCCTCCTTGGGCAATCCGGACGTCTCCGGGCTGGGATTTCACATCCGCCCGGGCGATGACTCCACCTTCCTCGACTTCGGCGCCGTGATCACCGCGATCGTCAACTTCTTGATCGTCGCGGCGGTCATCTACTTCGCGCTGGTGCTGCCGATGAACAAACTCCAGGAGATCCAGAAGCGGAAGCAGGACGTCGACCCGGAAGAGCCGGAGACCACCGAGGTGCAGTTGCTGTCAGAAATCCGTGATCTGCTGGCGGACAAGGATTCTTCCGCCAAGGAGTAG
- a CDS encoding SAF domain-containing protein, translating to MTASASSLHALLRPPGHRRSLLLRRLLAAALVLAAVTSVVRSATAEHPRIVVFAGAVAAGASLGEDDVVLRAVPADLIPDSALTDPQEAVGLVVTAAADAGEPVTAARLIGPELINTLVGSRDEGPSSATMVPVTLADPDVATLLRHGDTVSIVTVAAEGTDPVMVADGARVILAGAEAGSESLLVALENEAAQRVAAASLTSPLAVVLTGDRAHGR from the coding sequence GTGACCGCTTCCGCATCTTCGCTGCACGCCCTGTTGCGTCCACCCGGACACCGCCGTTCCCTCCTGCTCCGCCGGCTGCTGGCCGCCGCCCTCGTGCTGGCGGCGGTGACGTCCGTGGTCCGTTCGGCGACGGCCGAGCATCCCCGCATCGTCGTTTTCGCCGGCGCCGTCGCCGCCGGTGCGTCGCTGGGGGAAGACGACGTCGTGCTCCGCGCCGTGCCCGCCGACCTCATCCCCGACTCCGCCCTCACAGACCCGCAAGAGGCCGTCGGCCTAGTGGTCACCGCGGCGGCCGACGCCGGCGAACCGGTCACCGCGGCGCGGCTGATCGGACCGGAGCTGATCAACACGCTGGTGGGCTCGAGGGACGAAGGCCCCTCCTCCGCCACCATGGTCCCGGTGACGTTGGCGGACCCGGACGTCGCGACGTTGTTGCGGCACGGGGACACCGTGTCCATCGTCACGGTCGCCGCAGAGGGGACGGACCCGGTGATGGTGGCCGACGGGGCCCGGGTGATCCTGGCAGGCGCCGAAGCCGGTTCAGAGTCTTTGCTGGTGGCCTTGGAGAACGAAGCGGCGCAGCGGGTCGCGGCGGCTTCGCTGACGTCCCCGCTGGCGGTCGTGCTCACGGGAGACCGTGCACACGGCCGGTGA